From the Hyphomicrobium sp. ghe19 genome, one window contains:
- a CDS encoding ATP-binding protein, with product MTALLDRVAKAASTTAFGLSALAVAFFLFAAAIVVGVLFWQTNNLLTDQVLTTLNAEARILSSEMKVGGEAKLTDTVSALSRPQGIGLYYLADASGTKIAGNLNRIPPELEGEGHGGVFTYQPTADGHERAHLAVAIPVDLGSHLRLIIGRDIEDQRAFADSVRLTFLLGFGVLSIVGLLGGLAVSRLIVNRMDEITATSRQIMEGDLSRRIPTSGRGGELDALAGSLNEMLDRIESLMSGLREVSDNIAHDLKTPLNRLRNSAEAALRDPRGGEAYREGLERTIEKSDELIKTFNALLLIARLEAGPLQESTETFDLGRFVADVSELYAPAAEEAGFALSIETEQGLFVQGNRQLIGQAIANLIDNAIKYSRAGEPGSAITVRAFLFEGRPAISVGDHGPGIDPADREKALKRFVRLEASRTKPGTGLGLSLVAAVARLHHGEVRLEDNQPGLRVVLLLSAKCLIAAPNGEGDAEPGLAAQ from the coding sequence GTGACGGCCCTGCTTGACCGCGTCGCGAAAGCGGCATCGACGACAGCCTTCGGACTGAGCGCGCTAGCGGTAGCCTTTTTCCTTTTTGCGGCTGCAATCGTCGTCGGCGTTCTGTTTTGGCAAACGAACAACCTGCTGACCGATCAGGTTCTGACGACGCTCAACGCCGAGGCCCGCATTCTTTCCTCCGAAATGAAAGTCGGTGGGGAAGCCAAATTGACCGATACGGTCTCGGCCCTTTCCCGTCCTCAAGGCATCGGCCTCTATTATCTGGCGGACGCGAGCGGCACGAAAATCGCCGGAAACTTGAACCGCATTCCGCCCGAGCTGGAAGGCGAAGGCCACGGCGGCGTGTTCACGTATCAGCCGACGGCAGACGGTCATGAGAGAGCGCATCTTGCGGTCGCCATTCCCGTCGACCTCGGTTCCCATCTGCGTCTTATCATCGGCCGTGACATCGAGGATCAACGCGCATTCGCCGATTCTGTGCGGCTGACGTTTCTTCTCGGATTTGGCGTGTTATCGATTGTCGGACTGCTCGGCGGCCTCGCTGTCAGCCGCCTGATCGTCAACCGCATGGATGAAATCACCGCGACGAGCCGGCAGATCATGGAAGGCGATCTTTCCCGCCGTATCCCGACGTCCGGCAGAGGCGGCGAACTCGACGCGCTTGCGGGTAGCCTGAACGAGATGCTGGACCGCATCGAAAGCCTGATGAGTGGCCTTCGCGAAGTCTCGGACAACATCGCTCACGATCTCAAAACCCCGCTCAATCGTCTGCGCAACTCGGCAGAAGCAGCGCTCCGCGATCCGCGCGGAGGCGAGGCCTATCGCGAAGGCCTCGAACGAACGATCGAAAAGTCGGACGAGTTGATCAAGACGTTCAACGCACTTCTGCTGATCGCTCGTCTGGAAGCGGGTCCCCTGCAGGAAAGCACGGAGACGTTCGACCTCGGCCGCTTCGTGGCGGACGTCAGCGAACTCTACGCACCGGCCGCCGAGGAAGCAGGCTTCGCGCTGTCGATCGAGACGGAGCAGGGTCTGTTCGTGCAGGGCAACCGGCAATTGATTGGTCAGGCCATCGCCAATCTGATCGACAACGCAATAAAGTATTCGCGCGCCGGAGAGCCCGGGAGCGCAATCACCGTTCGCGCCTTCCTATTCGAAGGGCGCCCTGCCATCTCTGTCGGCGACCACGGCCCCGGCATCGACCCGGCCGATCGCGAAAAAGCGCTGAAGCGCTTCGTCCGTTTGGAAGCAAGCCGCACAAAACCCGGCACTGGCCTCGGGCTGAGCTTGGTCGCGGCGGTTGCTCGTCTCCATCACGGAGAAGTTCGGCTCGAAGACAATCAGCCGGGACTGAGGGTTGTGCTGCTGCTCTCAGCCAAATGCTTGATCGCGGCGCCGAACGGAGAGGGTGACGCCGAGCCCGGCCTTGCGGCACAATGA
- a CDS encoding response regulator transcription factor — translation MRVLVIEDDKETALFLQKSLKENGHTADLAHDGEAGLALATDGAYDVLIVDRMLPRLDGLSLIKSLRSEANRTPVLILSALGEVDDRVKGLRAGGDDYLTKPYAYSELLARVEALGRRTAPEEQQTRYAVGDLVLDRLSHRVTRGGEHILLQPREYRLLEYLMQHAGQVVTRTMLLEHVWDYHFDPQTNVIDVHVSRLRAKIDKNFDRQLLHTVRGAGYTIRDGPA, via the coding sequence ATGCGCGTGCTCGTGATTGAAGACGATAAAGAAACCGCGCTTTTCCTTCAGAAATCATTGAAAGAGAACGGCCATACTGCCGATCTCGCACATGACGGCGAAGCCGGATTGGCGCTCGCGACGGACGGGGCTTACGACGTCCTGATCGTCGACCGCATGTTGCCCCGCCTCGACGGACTGTCACTCATCAAATCGCTGCGCTCGGAAGCCAATCGCACGCCCGTGCTCATCCTCTCGGCGCTGGGCGAGGTCGATGATCGCGTCAAGGGCCTGCGCGCCGGCGGCGACGACTATCTGACGAAACCCTACGCATATTCCGAGCTTCTGGCGCGCGTCGAAGCGCTCGGCCGCCGCACGGCGCCGGAAGAACAGCAAACCCGCTACGCCGTCGGCGATCTCGTGCTCGATCGCCTCTCGCATCGTGTCACGCGGGGCGGTGAGCACATTCTGCTGCAGCCACGCGAGTATCGGCTGCTCGAATATCTGATGCAGCATGCCGGTCAGGTCGTCACGCGCACGATGCTGCTCGAACATGTCTGGGACTATCACTTCGATCCACAAACGAACGTCATCGATGTTCACGTCTCGCGCCTTCGCGCCAAGATCGATAAGAACTTCGACAGGCAGCTTCTGCATACGGTTCGGGGCGCAGGATATACAATTCGTGACGGCCCTGCTTGA
- a CDS encoding Do family serine endopeptidase has product MRLPHRSSTTTNFKLASNIAPAALAMAAAAVVGIGLFAPSYPVRADTPAAQTIETPFGRAPVSFADIVDKVKPAVVSVSVVNDGGASKLASNEKGGKKGDKGFTLPDLPPDHPLHDFFKNLPKEFGQPDQKPKIVQGQGSGFVITPDGYVVTNNHVIDGATKIQVTFDNDETKYDAKLVGTDQRTDIAVIKIESTKKTFPTLKLADKESRVGDWALAVGNPFGLGGTVTAGIVSALARDIGSGPYDYLQIDAAVNRGNSGGPTVNIDGDVIGVNTAIFSPSGGNVGIAFAVPAKTVKEVVQQLKSGGTVNRGWLGVKIQNVDEDTAASIGLPAAHGALVSEVTPNGPAAKSGLKAQDAIIQVNGEKIADSRDLARKIAELAPDTPVDVKVWRNNAEETVKVKLGLFPKNAEAAMSGENNDEDSNGNNDDDNAKPSSVELSQLGLTLMPARAGKDAPEGVAIAEVDPSSDAAQKGLKAGDVILEVSGQTVASPDDVLSGVKKAEGLKRTAVLLHIKTADQKRFVAVQLSSKKG; this is encoded by the coding sequence ATGCGATTGCCCCACCGTTCGTCGACGACCACAAACTTCAAATTAGCTTCAAATATCGCACCGGCCGCGCTTGCCATGGCCGCAGCTGCGGTAGTGGGAATTGGGCTTTTCGCGCCATCCTATCCCGTTCGCGCCGATACCCCGGCGGCTCAGACCATCGAGACCCCGTTCGGCCGCGCGCCAGTTTCGTTTGCCGACATCGTGGACAAGGTCAAGCCGGCCGTCGTCTCCGTCTCGGTCGTGAACGACGGCGGCGCCTCCAAGCTCGCGTCGAACGAGAAGGGCGGCAAGAAGGGCGACAAGGGATTTACGCTTCCCGATCTTCCGCCCGATCATCCGCTCCACGACTTCTTCAAGAATCTGCCCAAGGAATTCGGACAGCCGGACCAAAAGCCGAAGATCGTGCAAGGTCAGGGCTCGGGCTTCGTCATCACGCCTGACGGCTACGTCGTGACCAACAATCACGTCATCGATGGCGCGACGAAGATCCAGGTCACCTTTGACAACGATGAGACCAAGTACGACGCCAAGCTGGTCGGCACCGATCAGCGCACCGACATCGCCGTCATCAAGATCGAAAGCACCAAGAAGACGTTCCCGACCCTCAAGCTGGCCGACAAGGAATCTCGCGTTGGCGATTGGGCGTTGGCCGTCGGCAATCCGTTCGGCCTCGGCGGCACGGTCACGGCCGGCATCGTCTCGGCCCTCGCACGCGACATCGGTTCGGGTCCCTACGATTACCTGCAGATCGATGCTGCTGTGAACCGCGGCAACTCGGGAGGCCCCACGGTCAACATCGATGGCGATGTCATCGGCGTTAACACCGCGATTTTCTCTCCGTCTGGCGGCAACGTCGGCATCGCCTTCGCAGTACCTGCGAAAACGGTGAAGGAAGTCGTTCAGCAGCTGAAGTCCGGCGGCACTGTCAATCGCGGCTGGCTGGGCGTTAAGATCCAGAACGTCGATGAGGACACGGCGGCCAGCATCGGGCTGCCGGCAGCACACGGCGCGCTCGTCAGCGAAGTGACGCCGAACGGCCCCGCAGCGAAGTCGGGTCTCAAGGCTCAGGACGCAATCATCCAGGTGAACGGTGAGAAGATTGCCGACAGCCGCGACCTCGCGCGGAAGATCGCCGAACTTGCTCCGGACACGCCGGTGGACGTGAAAGTCTGGCGGAACAACGCGGAGGAAACCGTTAAGGTGAAGCTCGGGCTGTTCCCGAAGAACGCCGAAGCAGCCATGAGCGGCGAAAACAACGACGAAGACAGCAACGGCAACAACGACGACGATAACGCCAAGCCGTCGTCGGTCGAGCTGAGCCAGCTTGGGCTGACATTGATGCCGGCCCGTGCTGGCAAAGATGCGCCCGAAGGCGTCGCGATCGCCGAGGTTGACCCCTCTTCCGACGCAGCTCAGAAGGGCCTGAAGGCGGGCGACGTGATCCTCGAGGTGTCGGGCCAGACGGTCGCATCTCCGGACGATGTCCTCTCCGGCGTCAAGAAGGCCGAAGGCCTGAAGCGAACCGCTGTTCTTCTTCACATCAAGACGGCCGATCAGAAGCGCTTCGTTGCCGTTCAGCTCAGCTCGAAGAAGGGCTGA
- a CDS encoding cytochrome c-type biogenesis protein, translated as MIATLLTIWALFAAAPMALAVQPGEMLADPALEQRARNISAELRCLVCQNQSIDDSDAPLAGDLRRLVRERLEAHDSDQQVLDYVVARYGEFVLLNPRFELSTILLWLTPVLVLLGGLVLVVRSAGKKDASSPSTPLTEQEKAKLDSILTDQRR; from the coding sequence ATGATAGCGACGTTGCTGACGATATGGGCGCTCTTCGCAGCCGCTCCGATGGCGCTTGCGGTTCAGCCTGGCGAGATGCTCGCCGACCCCGCGCTCGAACAGCGTGCGCGGAACATCTCGGCCGAACTGCGCTGCCTCGTTTGCCAGAACCAGTCGATCGACGATAGCGATGCGCCTTTGGCGGGCGACCTTCGCCGGCTCGTTCGTGAACGCCTGGAAGCACACGACTCCGACCAGCAGGTCCTTGACTACGTCGTCGCGCGCTACGGCGAATTCGTTCTCCTCAATCCACGCTTCGAGCTGTCGACCATTCTGCTTTGGCTGACGCCGGTTCTCGTTCTCCTCGGCGGTCTCGTTCTTGTTGTCCGAAGCGCCGGAAAAAAAGACGCGTCGTCTCCGAGCACCCCATTGACCGAACAGGAGAAAGCGAAGCTCGATTCCATCCTGACGGACCAGCGACGCTAG
- a CDS encoding heme lyase CcmF/NrfE family subunit, producing MIVEFGHFALILALLVAVVQVAIPAIGAHLKDERMMRVADPAAVSQLFLIAIAFCALTHAYVTSDFSVLNVAENSHSTKPLIYKLAGVWGNHEGSMLLWVLILALFGAAVALFGNNLPLTLKARVLSVQASIAVAFLLFSLLTSNPFTRLDPAPADGRGLNPILQDPALAFHPPFLYMGYVGFSIAFSFAIAALIEGRIDAAWARWVRPWTLAAWMFLTIGIAMGSWWAYYELGWGGWWFWDPVENASFMPWLAGTALLHSALVMEKREALKIWTVLLAILTFSLSLMGTFIVRSGVLTSVHSFAVDPARGIFILAILILFTGGGLALFALRSKDMQAGGLFQPISREGSLVLNNLLLVTGAATVLVGTLYPMALEGLTGEKISVGPPFFNMTFGPLMIPLLVALPIGPMLAWKRGDFAGAMQRLAFAFGAALVALVAVFAAEYRGPWLAPFGIALGVYVMAGAIVEWANRVKFGSAKSDEIIRRARNLPRSAYGTFFAHFGIGMLVVGIVATSAYREEHIQAMKPGDQITVNGYDVTFVGLEQARGPNYVEDLADFNVKRGGETVARLTPSKRLYDAPPQTTTESGILAAWRGDLYLVIGDAQPNGGYAVRAYFNPLVRFIWLGALIMFIGGGISLSDRRLRVGAPSRSRQPIAVPAE from the coding sequence GTGATCGTAGAATTCGGACATTTCGCGCTGATCCTCGCTTTGCTGGTTGCCGTCGTGCAGGTCGCCATTCCCGCGATCGGCGCTCACCTCAAAGACGAACGCATGATGCGCGTCGCCGACCCCGCGGCCGTTTCGCAACTGTTCCTGATCGCCATCGCCTTCTGCGCGCTGACGCACGCCTACGTGACGTCGGACTTCTCCGTTCTGAACGTCGCCGAAAACTCCCATTCGACGAAGCCGCTGATTTACAAATTGGCCGGCGTCTGGGGCAATCACGAAGGCTCGATGCTGCTTTGGGTGTTGATCCTGGCGCTCTTCGGTGCCGCTGTCGCGCTCTTTGGCAATAACCTCCCGCTGACGCTGAAGGCCCGCGTTCTATCCGTGCAGGCGTCGATCGCGGTGGCGTTCCTGCTCTTCTCGCTGCTGACGTCCAATCCATTCACGCGCCTCGATCCGGCGCCCGCCGATGGACGTGGCTTGAACCCGATCCTGCAGGACCCGGCGCTCGCCTTCCATCCGCCGTTCCTCTACATGGGTTATGTCGGCTTCTCGATTGCCTTCTCTTTTGCGATTGCCGCGCTGATCGAAGGCCGCATCGATGCAGCCTGGGCGCGCTGGGTGAGGCCGTGGACGCTCGCCGCCTGGATGTTTCTCACGATCGGCATCGCGATGGGATCGTGGTGGGCCTACTACGAACTCGGCTGGGGCGGCTGGTGGTTCTGGGATCCGGTCGAGAACGCATCCTTCATGCCCTGGCTCGCCGGGACCGCGCTCCTGCATTCCGCGCTCGTCATGGAAAAGCGCGAGGCGCTGAAGATCTGGACCGTGCTTCTCGCGATCCTGACGTTCTCGCTGTCGCTGATGGGCACGTTCATCGTGCGCTCGGGCGTGCTGACATCCGTGCACTCCTTCGCGGTCGATCCGGCGCGCGGCATCTTCATCCTCGCCATTCTGATCCTCTTCACCGGCGGCGGCCTCGCGCTCTTTGCGTTGCGCTCCAAGGATATGCAGGCGGGTGGCCTGTTCCAGCCGATCAGCCGCGAAGGATCGCTCGTCCTCAACAACCTGCTGCTGGTGACGGGCGCTGCGACCGTGCTCGTCGGCACGCTCTATCCGATGGCGCTCGAAGGGCTGACGGGCGAGAAAATTTCCGTCGGCCCGCCGTTCTTCAACATGACCTTCGGACCGTTGATGATACCGCTGCTCGTCGCTTTGCCGATCGGGCCGATGTTGGCCTGGAAGCGCGGTGATTTTGCGGGAGCGATGCAACGCTTGGCGTTTGCTTTCGGTGCGGCGCTCGTTGCCCTCGTTGCCGTATTCGCCGCCGAGTATCGCGGACCGTGGCTCGCACCGTTCGGGATCGCGCTCGGCGTCTACGTCATGGCGGGCGCGATCGTCGAATGGGCGAACAGAGTGAAGTTCGGTTCGGCGAAATCGGATGAAATCATTCGCCGTGCGCGAAATCTGCCGCGTTCCGCTTACGGCACCTTCTTTGCGCATTTCGGGATTGGCATGCTCGTGGTCGGGATCGTCGCGACGAGCGCCTACCGCGAGGAGCACATCCAGGCCATGAAGCCTGGCGATCAGATCACGGTCAATGGCTATGACGTGACGTTCGTCGGCCTCGAGCAGGCCCGCGGACCGAACTACGTCGAAGACCTTGCCGATTTCAATGTGAAGCGCGGTGGCGAAACGGTGGCGAGGCTCACACCCTCGAAACGGCTCTACGATGCACCGCCGCAGACGACGACCGAGTCCGGCATCCTTGCCGCGTGGCGCGGCGACCTTTACCTCGTCATCGGCGATGCGCAACCGAACGGCGGCTATGCCGTCAGAGCTTATTTCAATCCGCTCGTACGCTTCATCTGGCTCGGCGCATTGATCATGTTCATCGGTGGTGGCATCTCGCTGTCCGACCGGCGCTTGCGCGTCGGCGCGCCGTCGAGGTCACGTCAACCTATTGCGGTCCCCGCGGAGTGA
- the ccmE gene encoding cytochrome c maturation protein CcmE, translated as MTRKQKRGVLIGGGVATLCVALVLVLFALKDSIVFFHTPSDIVEKGVPPGQRIRLGGLVEHGSVVRGQGTTITFKVTDTLRDIPVTFTGVLPDLFKEGQGVVAEGMLDGEGRFKADSVLAKHDENYMPREVANALEAKGVKLGAGAHPGQVKAGMP; from the coding sequence ATGACACGGAAGCAGAAGCGCGGAGTTCTGATCGGCGGAGGGGTCGCGACGCTCTGCGTGGCGCTCGTCCTGGTGCTCTTCGCGTTGAAGGACAGCATCGTCTTCTTCCATACCCCGAGCGACATCGTCGAAAAGGGCGTCCCGCCGGGCCAGCGCATCCGCCTCGGCGGCCTCGTGGAGCATGGCTCCGTCGTTCGCGGCCAGGGGACGACGATCACGTTCAAAGTGACCGATACGCTGCGCGATATTCCGGTTACATTTACCGGTGTGCTGCCCGACCTTTTCAAGGAAGGCCAGGGCGTCGTCGCCGAAGGCATGCTCGACGGCGAGGGCCGCTTCAAAGCCGACAGCGTGCTTGCCAAGCATGACGAAAATTACATGCCGCGCGAAGTAGCGAATGCTCTGGAAGCGAAAGGCGTCAAGCTCGGCGCGGGCGCCCATCCGGGCCAGGTGAAGGCAGGGATGCCTTAG
- the ccmI gene encoding c-type cytochrome biogenesis protein CcmI, whose amino-acid sequence MVFWILVAGLVAAVTLAITRPLMRPSLPSTDTAGPDIAVYKDQLKEIDSDEARGALGSVDAESARAEIGRRILRVSQDHPKAGAHARYPERNRFVVPVSIATAIALPIASLGLYLTYGAPGLPSQPLSERLAAASNANKPNDLIAKVEERLRDHPEDGTGWDVIAPVYYAMGRYADAATAFQNAIRLIGESPKRLQGFANARIHIENGVVPEDARKALERIIVLAPDSSIEPRIWLALAKEQDGRVSDAAADYRKLIAEAPADAPWRKVIEERLANIGKGIGSPPAGDGSQGAAGNAGTAPTSASPAANPEAAAIMAMNPEERQAFIARMVDSLAARLKSDGNDAAGWVKLIRAYQILGRRDDAIKALTDARANLKDNQDGLAEVEHLARQLGLGS is encoded by the coding sequence ATGGTTTTCTGGATTCTAGTGGCTGGATTAGTGGCGGCCGTGACGCTCGCCATCACGCGGCCGCTCATGCGTCCGTCTCTGCCGTCGACGGATACTGCCGGCCCCGATATCGCCGTCTACAAAGACCAGCTCAAAGAGATCGATTCCGATGAGGCGCGCGGCGCTCTCGGCTCTGTAGATGCTGAAAGCGCCCGCGCCGAAATCGGCCGCCGGATTTTGCGCGTATCGCAGGACCATCCGAAAGCCGGCGCGCACGCTCGCTACCCTGAGCGCAATCGCTTCGTCGTTCCGGTATCCATCGCCACTGCCATCGCGCTGCCGATTGCAAGCTTGGGCCTTTATCTGACGTATGGCGCGCCCGGCCTGCCGTCGCAGCCGTTGAGCGAGCGCCTCGCCGCAGCGTCGAACGCGAACAAGCCCAACGATCTCATCGCCAAGGTCGAAGAGCGGCTGCGAGATCATCCGGAAGACGGTACCGGATGGGATGTCATCGCGCCGGTCTACTATGCAATGGGCCGGTATGCCGATGCCGCGACCGCCTTTCAGAATGCCATTCGATTGATCGGCGAAAGCCCGAAGCGTCTACAAGGCTTCGCTAACGCGCGCATCCACATCGAGAACGGCGTCGTCCCGGAAGACGCCCGCAAAGCTCTCGAGCGCATTATTGTGCTGGCGCCGGACTCATCAATTGAGCCGCGCATTTGGCTTGCGCTCGCGAAGGAGCAGGACGGACGCGTGTCTGACGCCGCCGCCGATTATCGCAAGCTCATCGCCGAAGCGCCCGCGGACGCGCCTTGGCGCAAGGTCATCGAAGAACGGCTGGCAAATATCGGTAAGGGGATCGGCAGCCCACCGGCAGGCGATGGTAGTCAGGGCGCAGCAGGAAACGCTGGCACCGCGCCAACGTCGGCATCGCCGGCCGCCAATCCTGAAGCCGCCGCGATCATGGCGATGAACCCCGAGGAACGGCAGGCGTTCATAGCGCGTATGGTCGATAGTCTCGCGGCCCGTCTCAAGTCCGATGGAAACGACGCTGCGGGATGGGTAAAATTGATACGAGCCTATCAAATTCTCGGTCGCCGTGATGATGCCATCAAAGCTTTGACAGATGCCCGCGCCAATCTCAAAGACAACCAGGACGGCTTGGCCGAAGTCGAGCATCTCGCACGCCAGCTGGGCCTCGGAAGCTAA
- a CDS encoding RT0821/Lpp0805 family surface protein, producing MRTARLSLPLLAVTLLCACSNGQGGVDNTGTGLVLGSIAGGVLGNSIGKGEGGKVAATIGGAVIGGIVGSQIGKSLDERDRRLAQEAEYDALERGQSGNPRQWRDPDTGHYGEIVPSKPYKRGVADCRDYTHTVYIDGRPQKMHGTACRSSDGSWQNVG from the coding sequence ATGCGCACCGCGCGCCTTTCGCTGCCGCTTCTGGCAGTCACTTTGCTTTGCGCTTGCAGCAACGGCCAGGGCGGAGTGGACAATACCGGTACCGGCCTCGTTCTCGGTAGCATCGCTGGCGGTGTCCTCGGAAATTCGATCGGCAAGGGTGAGGGCGGCAAGGTCGCGGCCACCATTGGCGGCGCCGTCATCGGCGGCATCGTTGGTAGCCAGATCGGCAAAAGCCTCGACGAACGCGATCGCCGTTTGGCGCAGGAAGCGGAATATGACGCTCTCGAGCGCGGCCAGTCCGGCAACCCTCGGCAGTGGCGCGATCCCGATACCGGCCACTACGGGGAAATCGTCCCGAGCAAACCCTATAAGCGCGGCGTCGCCGATTGCCGTGATTACACGCACACCGTTTACATCGACGGCCGTCCGCAGAAGATGCATGGCACTGCCTGCCGGAGCTCGGACGGAAGTTGGCAGAACGTCGGTTGA
- a CDS encoding sensor histidine kinase, with product MRLNSLALRLFATSAAWTLLALPLAGYIIYALYRDDVQLSFDAQLKKLLTQITIDSMSTMGDEPVNPPNLYEPLFEVTQSGWYWQIRPIDGAPGRTLVSPSLATAMLPSPYDRKFPTDDTGTRWMNVPGPTGSTIRILEFIDSPGHDPEKTKYSIMVAGPMDWFEETVAKFRARLTSALSLVGLGLLAATVFQVRFGLLPLRRIERGLASIRSGQVERLEGQLPAEIEPLQTELNALIDSNQDIIDRARTQVGNLAHALKTPLAVITNEAREDQSAFGSKVAEQAHLMRDQITHYLDRARIAARTNTIGRITPVDATAEPLVRAIERIHREKGISIDYAVQPGAKFQGEKQDLEEMLGNLLDNACKWGKHRVYLTATVNNQETTTRRRLTLTVEDDGPGLSAEQRAKIGKRGLRLDETKPGSGLGLSIVTDLAASYRGRLRLDASEHGGLKAVLELPAA from the coding sequence ATGAGGCTTAACTCACTTGCGCTGCGCCTTTTTGCAACTTCGGCAGCGTGGACGCTTCTGGCGCTGCCGCTCGCGGGCTACATCATTTACGCGCTGTATCGGGACGACGTGCAGCTGAGCTTTGACGCTCAGTTGAAGAAGCTGCTGACCCAGATCACGATCGATAGCATGAGCACGATGGGCGACGAGCCCGTCAACCCGCCGAACCTTTACGAGCCCCTTTTCGAAGTCACGCAGTCGGGCTGGTATTGGCAGATACGCCCGATTGACGGCGCTCCCGGCCGCACGCTCGTATCGCCCTCCCTCGCAACTGCAATGTTGCCTTCCCCCTATGACAGGAAGTTCCCGACCGACGACACGGGGACGCGATGGATGAACGTCCCCGGCCCGACCGGCTCGACGATCCGCATCCTCGAATTCATCGATTCCCCCGGGCACGATCCCGAAAAGACGAAGTATTCGATCATGGTCGCCGGTCCCATGGACTGGTTCGAAGAAACTGTCGCCAAATTCCGCGCCCGCCTCACGAGTGCGCTTTCGCTTGTAGGTCTAGGCCTTCTGGCGGCGACAGTTTTCCAGGTCCGCTTCGGTCTTTTGCCGTTGCGCCGGATCGAACGAGGTTTGGCGAGTATCCGTTCCGGCCAAGTCGAACGCCTCGAAGGCCAGTTGCCGGCCGAGATCGAGCCGTTGCAAACCGAACTCAATGCGCTGATTGATTCAAACCAGGACATCATTGACCGCGCCCGCACGCAGGTCGGTAACCTCGCGCATGCATTGAAAACCCCGCTCGCAGTCATCACCAACGAAGCGCGGGAAGATCAAAGCGCATTCGGCTCGAAGGTTGCCGAGCAAGCCCATCTGATGCGCGATCAGATTACGCATTATCTGGACCGCGCGCGCATCGCCGCGAGGACGAACACCATTGGCCGTATCACGCCCGTCGATGCGACGGCCGAGCCGTTGGTCAGAGCGATAGAGCGCATCCATCGCGAAAAAGGCATATCGATCGACTACGCGGTTCAGCCCGGTGCCAAGTTCCAAGGTGAAAAGCAGGACCTCGAGGAGATGTTGGGCAACCTGCTCGACAACGCCTGCAAGTGGGGCAAGCACAGGGTTTATTTGACGGCGACCGTCAATAATCAGGAGACGACCACCCGGCGAAGGCTCACCCTGACCGTCGAGGACGATGGCCCGGGTCTCTCGGCAGAGCAAAGAGCCAAGATCGGCAAGCGCGGACTTAGGCTCGATGAGACCAAACCCGGCTCAGGGCTGGGACTTTCGATCGTCACCGATCTCGCGGCGTCGTATCGAGGCCGGTTAAGGCTCGATGCCTCCGAGCACGGCGGCCTGAAAGCCGTTCTTGAACTCCCCGCCGCCTGA
- a CDS encoding response regulator transcription factor, which yields MRALVVEDDKDLNRQLLTALEDAGFAVDTASDGEEGYFLGDTEPYDIVILDIGLPKMDGISVLEQWRRSDRKMPVIILTARDRWSDKVAGMDAGADDYLAKPFHMEELLARVRAQVRRASGHAKSEIECGPVRLDTKSARVTCEGLPVKLTSHEFRLLAYLMHHNGRVVSRTELVEHLYDQDFDRDSNTIEVFIGRLRKKIPGDVIQTVRGLGYRMSQGPDEA from the coding sequence GTGCGAGCGCTCGTCGTCGAGGATGACAAGGACTTAAACCGTCAGCTTTTGACGGCTCTGGAGGACGCCGGGTTTGCTGTCGATACGGCTTCAGACGGCGAAGAAGGCTACTTTCTCGGCGATACCGAGCCCTATGATATCGTCATTCTCGATATTGGCCTGCCGAAAATGGACGGCATTTCCGTTCTCGAGCAGTGGCGGCGAAGCGATCGCAAGATGCCCGTCATCATTCTGACCGCACGCGACCGCTGGAGCGACAAGGTCGCTGGAATGGATGCCGGCGCCGATGACTATCTCGCCAAGCCCTTTCACATGGAAGAGTTGCTGGCGCGGGTCCGGGCCCAGGTCCGCCGCGCGTCCGGCCATGCAAAATCGGAAATCGAATGCGGCCCCGTGCGTCTCGACACAAAGTCAGCGCGCGTGACCTGTGAGGGCTTGCCCGTCAAGTTGACCTCGCATGAATTTCGCCTGCTGGCCTATTTGATGCACCACAATGGCCGGGTGGTTTCGCGGACCGAACTGGTCGAACATCTCTACGATCAGGATTTTGATCGCGATTCGAACACGATCGAAGTATTTATCGGCCGACTGCGGAAGAAGATTCCCGGCGACGTGATCCAGACGGTCCGCGGTCTCGGATACCGCATGAGCCAAGGACCGGATGAGGCTTAA